The genome window CGctcttcccaggctgctcccgGCTGTGCCGGCGCCACTCGCCCACTCCCGACTCGGTGTCTCCATGTGCCGCCTCCCCGCCGtgcccctgggagctgggaacgCTTCCCCGCTGCCTTTGCCAGGACCTCTCCGCAGCCCGGCTCCGCTCCCACCCTGTGCAGGTGCAGCCTGTCCTGGGCACACCTTGGCGTGCTGaacctgccaggagctgggctgctccctCGGGATGTGCTCTTCCCCGGGCTCTCCATCCCCCATCCCTGGTGACTCTGCCTCTTTGCCCTCTTCATCCAGGTGTTCTACAACGGTGCCAACGTGAAGCAGGTGGATGTGCCCACGCTGACCGGCTCCTTTGGCATCCTGGCATCCCACGTCCCCACGCTCCAGGTGCTCCGGCCGGGCGTTGTCACAGTCCACGCTGAGGATGGGACGGCCACCAAGTACTTTGGTGAGcgaggcaggagctggggaggaaaggTGTGCGTGAGGATGATGTTCTTGGCACTCGCACAAGGGAGGTTCTGCCCATCCAGGTGTGGCCTGGTGCACTTCCAGGgatttctgctttcccagcctgacaagggctgctggaagctgctctgggagccGTGGGCTGAGGTCAGGTCTTGGTTCTGCTCAAGCTCTCTGGGagcttcccctgctccagcttgcCTTGGGGTGGGAGCTGAGTCCCTGAATGCTGGAAATGTGACAGAACAGGGctgagggtttgttttgggAAAGGATGGTGGGGatgccagggctgagcccctcTGGCTGACCCCACCCCATGTTGTGCCTCGCAGTGAGCAGCGGCTCTGTCACTGTCCACGCCGACTCCACGGTGCaggtgctggcagaggaggCAGTGACCATGGACATGCTGGACCTGGCTGTGAGTACCCAGACATTtcaccagccctgggctctcTCCCTGAGGAGGATTTTCCCCccttctctgctctggggtCTTTGTCTTGGGAGCTTCCAGTGCCCAGAACCCAGGGTTGTGTGTGCACCCCCACTACATTTTGGGATCAGAGGCTTTGGGCTCCTCCTTGGTGAAGTCTATGGAGAGAGGGAGCTCTGCAGTCATAAATCTCCATGCCTTTTCCCACCCCATGAACAAACACTGACCTTGTCCTCACCTCCAgaacagcttttccctgctgatAAAGTGTCTGgggccagcacagctgtgtctgTAACTCTGTGGGGCTCCCAAGTCAGTGGGAGCCCATGAAGGACCTTGGCATCCATATGAAGGACCAGTGGCTgcaagggagggagggaaggacaATCCCCTCTCTTGGAGTGTCTCCCAATGACACACATTCCTTGTGCCCTCATGTCCAGACTGCGAAATCCAACCTGGAGAAAGCTGTGTCAGAGATGGCAGCAGCGTCCGATGAAGCTGCTAAAGCAGAAGCTCAGATTAAGGTAGAAGCTAATGAAGCTCTGGTAAAGGCTCTGGAGTAAATCCAGGTGAggttcagctgcagcctggctgtgcatCCACaccctgtggggctgggcaaGGGGATCTGCCTTGCTTTTGGGGAGCAGTGACTGCAGCTGTCTCTTGTCAGGCTCAGGCCTCAGCTCTGGGGGGCTCATGGgggtccccagcccagagccaaCCTGGGGCTGCAAGGTGGCACTGGGACCTGGGGCTGCAAGGTGGCACTGTGGGGTCCAAGCCTGACACACAGCCTGGTCCAGCCCGGCTGTGACACTGGAGTTCAGCCCTGACAAGAGTGGGTGGGTGGTGCTGGGACAGACTG of Parus major isolate Abel chromosome 28, Parus_major1.1, whole genome shotgun sequence contains these proteins:
- the ATP5F1D gene encoding ATP synthase subunit delta, mitochondrial → MAAMFCARRLLRLSRPALPLPPARGYADPAGGPAAMAFTFASPTQVFYNGANVKQVDVPTLTGSFGILASHVPTLQVLRPGVVTVHAEDGTATKYFVSSGSVTVHADSTVQVLAEEAVTMDMLDLATAKSNLEKAVSEMAAASDEAAKAEAQIKVEANEALVKALE